In Heteronotia binoei isolate CCM8104 ecotype False Entrance Well chromosome 4, APGP_CSIRO_Hbin_v1, whole genome shotgun sequence, a genomic segment contains:
- the PLK2 gene encoding serine/threonine-protein kinase PLK2, whose amino-acid sequence MDLLRTITYQPGSTGATAGGNSKMGEQALGKACGGESRRKKAAAAADPEQHHHHSHSAAEVSRIIIDPTTGRRYCRGKVLGKGGFAKCYEMTDLTTNKVYAAKIIPHSRVAKPHQREKIDKEIELHRLLNHRHIVQFYHYFEDKENIYILLEYCSRRSMAHILKARKVLTAPEVRYYLRQIVLGLKYLHEQEILHRDLKLGNFFINDAMELKVGDFGLAARLEPLEHRRRTICGTPNYLSPEVLNKQGHGCESDIWALGCVMYTMLLGRPPFETTNLKETYRCIREARYSMPSSLMPPAKHLITSMLSKNPEDRPSLDDIVRHDFFLLGFTPERLPASCCHTVPDFNLSSPAKNFFKKAAAALFGGKKEKARYFDTHNRLAKEDEEIYKLRHDLKKTSITQQPPKHRLEEESQPSNTPVAKPGMLTETKQIGDAIRMIVRGTLGSCSSSSECLEDSTMGTVADTVARVLRGCLENMPESDHIPKEQLTASFQWVTKWVDYSNKYGFGYQLSDHTVGVLFNNGAHMSLLPDKKTVHYYAELGQCSVFSATDAPEQFISQVTVLKYFSHYMEENLMDGGDLPSVTDVRRPRLYLLQWLKSDKALMMLFNDGTFQVNFYHDHTKIIICNQSEEYLLTYINEDRISTTFHLTTLLMSGCSLELKQRMEYALNMLLQRCN is encoded by the exons ATGGATTTATTGAGGACTATCACCTACCAGCCGGGCAGCACCGGCGCCACCGCCGGCGGCAACAGCAAGATGGGCGAGCAGGCGCTGGGCAAAGCCTGCGGCGGGGAGTCTCGGAGGAAgaaggcggcggcagcggcggacCCGGAGCAGCATCACCACCATTCGCACTCCGCCGCCGAGGTCTCCCGGATTATTATCGACCCCACCACGGGAAGGCGATATTGCCGCGGCAAGGTGCTAGGGAAG GGTGGCTTTGCAAAATGTTACGAGATGACAGACCTGACCACGAACAAAGTCTACGCTGCCAAGATCATTCCACACAGCCGAGTGGCCAAGCCTCATCAAAGAGAGAAG ATCGATAAAGAAATTGAGCTGCACAGGTTGCTCAATCACAGGCATATTGTGCAGTTCTACCATTACTTTGAGGACAAAGAGAATATTTACATTCTTCtggagtactgcagtcgaagG tCTATGGCTCACATCTTGAAAGCCAGGAAGGTATTGACGGCGCCAGAAGTCCGATACTACCTCAGGCAGATTGTGTTGGGACTGAAATACCTTCACGAGCAAGAAATCTTGCACAGAGATCTGAAGCTAG GTAACTTCTTCATTAATGATGCCATGGAATTAAAAGTAGGTGATTTTGGACTGGCAGCAAGGCTTGAACCTTTGGAGCACAGAAGGCG AACAATCTGTGGCACACCAAATTACCTTTCTCCAGAAGTCTTGAACAAACAAGGGCATGGCTGTGAATCAGACATATGGGCATTGGGCTGTGTCAT GTATACAATGCTATTGGGAAGACCTCCATTTGAAACCACTAATCTAAAGGAAACCTACAGGTGTATTAGGGAAGCAAGATATTCCATGCCATCATCATTGATGCCCCCAGCAAAACATTTAATTACAAGCATGTTGTCAAAAAACCCTGAGGATCGTCCAAGTTTAGACGACATCGTTCGGCATGATTTCTTCTTGCTG GGCTTCACCCCAGAGAGGCTTCCAGCGAGCTGTTGTCACACAGTTCCTGACTTCAATTTGTCAAGCCCGGCTAAGAATTTCTTCAAGAAGGCAGCGGCAGCTCTCTTTGGGGGCAAGAAGGAAAAAGCGAGATACTTTGACACACACA ATCGATTGGCTAAAGAAGACGAAGAAATATACAAACTTCGGCATGACTTGAAAAAGACCTCTATAACCCAGCAGCCTCCGAAGCATAGACTAGAAGAG GAGAGCCAGCCTTCCAACACCCCTGTAGCCAAACCCGGCATGCTAACAGAGACCAAGCAAATTGGTGATGCTATCCGAATGATAGTCCGAGGAACGTtgggcagctgcagcagcagcagtgaat GCCTTGAAGATAGTACTATGGGAACTGTAGCTGATACTGTTGCAAGAGTTCTGCGTGGATGTCTAGAGAACATGCCTGAGTCGGATCATATTCCCAAAGAACAGCTGACTGCCTCTTTCCAGTGGGTCACAAAATGGGTGGACTATTCCAACAAATATGGCTTTGGTTATCAGTTGTCAGACCATACTGTGGGCGTCCTTTTCAACAATGGTGCACACATGAGCCTCCTCCCAGACAAGAA AACAGTCCATTACTATGCAGAGCTTGGCCAGTGTTCAGTTTTTTCTGCTACTGATGCTCCTGAACAGTTCATCAGTCAAGTGACAGTTCTGAAGTACTTTTCTCATTACATGGAGGAGAACCTCATGGAT GGAGGGGACCTGCCCAGTGTGACTGATGTCCGCAGACCTCGGCTTTACCTCCTGCAGTGGTTGAAATCTGATAAGGCACTGATGATGCTTTTCAATGATGGCACTTTCCAG GTGAACTTCTACCATGATCACACAAAGATCATAATTTGCAACCAAAGTGAGGAATACCTGCTTACCTACATCAATGAAGATCGGATATCAACAACTTTTCACTTGACAACTCTCCTGATGTCTGGGTGCTCACTGGAGCTAAAGCAGCGAATGGAATATGCATTGAATATGCTGTTGCAAAGGTGTAATTAA